One genomic window of Blastocatellia bacterium includes the following:
- the rnc gene encoding ribonuclease III, which yields MISLDREKLLSELEQEIGYSFRSRALLDRSLTHRSFANERAAQNCQHNEAMEFLGDAVLGFVVSAWLLERFPQLSEGKLSKMKAYLVSEASLVELAEAIDLGRFILLNRGEEKTGGRHKRALLADAYEALIGVIYIDGGIATAERFLRRELGAKVSGIDPSAMIGTDFKSALQEYLQAAGGPGPEYAVVDVLGPDHRRTFCIELRVGGRGITRSEGPSIKLAQQEAARRALETPEALAEAITAYQERRAARNNRHAAETAPPVESVEAATADPPHAIDDDNPFLAIVEELEAAQNGQGANGASAPPTEPATGASVESAANIETAADDEADTGRTVATDA from the coding sequence ATGATTTCACTCGACCGTGAAAAGTTGCTTTCCGAGCTTGAACAGGAGATCGGTTATTCATTCCGCTCGCGGGCCTTGCTCGACCGCTCGCTGACCCACCGCTCATTTGCCAACGAGCGCGCCGCGCAGAACTGCCAGCACAACGAGGCGATGGAATTCCTCGGCGACGCGGTGCTCGGCTTTGTCGTCAGCGCCTGGCTGCTGGAACGCTTTCCGCAGCTTTCCGAAGGCAAGCTCTCGAAGATGAAAGCCTATCTGGTCAGTGAAGCCAGCCTGGTCGAGTTGGCCGAAGCCATTGACCTGGGGCGCTTCATCCTGCTCAACCGCGGCGAAGAGAAGACCGGCGGGCGGCACAAGCGGGCGCTGCTCGCAGACGCCTACGAGGCGCTGATCGGCGTCATCTACATTGATGGCGGGATTGCGACCGCCGAGCGCTTTTTGCGTCGCGAGCTCGGCGCTAAGGTGAGCGGCATAGACCCGTCAGCCATGATCGGCACGGATTTCAAATCGGCGCTGCAAGAATATCTGCAAGCCGCCGGCGGCCCCGGCCCCGAGTACGCCGTCGTTGATGTGCTAGGCCCTGACCATCGCCGCACCTTCTGCATCGAATTGCGCGTCGGCGGGCGCGGCATCACGCGCTCGGAAGGGCCTTCGATCAAGCTGGCGCAACAGGAAGCGGCGCGACGGGCGCTGGAAACTCCTGAGGCGCTCGCCGAAGCCATCACCGCTTATCAGGAACGCCGCGCCGCCAGAAACAATCGCCACGCCGCTGAAACCGCGCCGCCAGTCGAGTCAGTCGAGGCGGCAACTGCCGACCCGCCGCACGCGATAGATGACGATAATCCCTTTCTGGCCATCGTCGAAGAGCTGGAAGCGGCGCAGAACGGACAGGGCGCGAATGGCGCGTCAGCGCCGCCCACTGAGCCGGCAACTGGCGCGTCGGTAGAGTCAGCGGCTAACATAG